The following coding sequences are from one Triticum aestivum cultivar Chinese Spring chromosome 5A, IWGSC CS RefSeq v2.1, whole genome shotgun sequence window:
- the LOC123103410 gene encoding alpha-galactosidase isoform X1, with protein MARAAAPLLPFFFLLLSSTSPAAAQKNLLGRTPQMGWNSWNHFGCKIDEVIIRKIADAMVDTGLAKLGYEYINLGNRFAFLARFGFPPFQLFMFRNEACNIHSGYICFETADDCWASHDRDSQGNLAANGTAFPSGMRALADYVHGKGLKLGLYGDAGLRTCSRLQPGSLGYEDQDARTLAAWGIDYLKYDNCNNQNISPLTRYNRMSEALMNSGRDVFFSLCEWGVDDPATWAGSFANSWRTTEDIKNTWESMTDNADKNDKWAPYAGPGGWNDPDMLEVGNGGMTIEEYRSHFSIWALVKAPLILGCDISSMSAETKEIITNQNVIAVNQGRVISPKWSCENLKMVLSFADSSLDKLGVQGRKVQQDGDLEVWAGRLSRGRVALVLWNRGPAEASITASWSNIGLNQSAVVDAHDLWTDEVTSSMQGNLTNKMDSHACKMYVLTPK; from the exons GTGGAATAGCTGGAACCACTTCGGCTGCAAGATAGATGAGGTGATAATCCGAAAAATAG CTGATGCCATGGTGGATACTGGTCTTGCGAAACTGGGATATGAGTATATCAACTTAGGTAATCGCTTCGCGTTTCTCGCTCGCTTTGGTTTTCCCCCTTTTCAACTCTTCATGTTTAGAAATGAGGCCTGCAATATTCACAGTGGATATATTTGTTTTGAAACTGCAGACGACTGTTGGGCATCTCATGACAGAGACTCCCAG GGCAATCTAGCTGCAAATGGAACAGCATTTCCATCAGGAATGAGGGCCTTAGCAGATTATGTGCACGGGAAAGGGCTCAAACTTGGACTCTACGGCGATGCAGG ACTGCGAACTTGCAGCAGACTGCAGCCCGGTTCGCTAGGATACGAAGACCAAGATGCGAGAACTTTGGCAGCTTGG GGGATTGACTACCTGAAGTATGACAACTGCAACAACCAAAACATCAGCCCACTAACAAG ATATAACAGGATGAGTGAAGCCCTTATGAATTCTGGAAGGGACGTTTTCTTCTCCCTTTGCGAATG GGGTGTGGATGATCCAGCGACATGGGCAGGCAGCTTTGCAAACAGCTGGAGGACAACAGAAGACATCAAGAACACATGGGAAAG CATGACGGACAACGCTGACAAGAACGACAAGTGGGCACCTTATGCAGGGCCTGGTGGATGGAATG ACCCAGACATGCTGGAAGTAGGAAACGGGGGGATGACAATAGAAGAGTACCGTTCTCATTTCAGCATATGGGCTCTAGTCAAG GCTCCTCTGATACTTGGCTGCGATATCAGCTCAATGAGCGCTGAAAccaaggaaatcatcaccaatcAGAATGTCATTGCAGTTAATCAAGGTAGAGTCATTTCTCCAAAATGGTCATGTGAAAATTTAAAGATGGTACTAAGCTTTGCCGATTCATCATTAGACAAACTTGGGGTACAAGGGCGTAAAGTGCAACAAGATGGAGATCTAGAA GTTTGGGCTGGTCGCTTAAGTCGAGGGAGAGTTGCTCTTGTGCTGTGGAACAGAGGGCCTGCTGAAGCATCTATTACTGCTAGTTGGAGCAACATTGGTCTAAACCAATCAGCTGTTGTAGATGCTCATGATCTGTGGACA GATGAGGTTACATCATCAATGCAAGGAAACCTGACGAATAAGATGGATTCTCATGCTTGCAAGATGTATGTGTTGACCCCAAAATAG
- the LOC123103410 gene encoding alpha-galactosidase isoform X4, whose translation MARAAAPLLPFFFLLLSSTSPAAAQKNLLGRTPQMGWNSWNHFGCKIDEVIIRKIADAMVDTGLAKLGYEYINLDDCWASHDRDSQGNLAANGTAFPSGMRALADYVHGKGLKLGLYGDAGLRTCSRLQPGSLGYEDQDARTLAAWGIDYLKYDNCNNQNISPLTRYNRMSEALMNSGRDVFFSLCEWGVDDPATWAGSFANSWRTTEDIKNTWESMTDNADKNDKWAPYAGPGGWNDPDMLEVGNGGMTIEEYRSHFSIWALVKAPLILGCDISSMSAETKEIITNQNVIAVNQDKLGVQGRKVQQDGDLEVWAGRLSRGRVALVLWNRGPAEASITASWSNIGLNQSAVVDAHDLWTDEVTSSMQGNLTNKMDSHACKMYVLTPK comes from the exons GTGGAATAGCTGGAACCACTTCGGCTGCAAGATAGATGAGGTGATAATCCGAAAAATAG CTGATGCCATGGTGGATACTGGTCTTGCGAAACTGGGATATGAGTATATCAACTTAG ACGACTGTTGGGCATCTCATGACAGAGACTCCCAG GGCAATCTAGCTGCAAATGGAACAGCATTTCCATCAGGAATGAGGGCCTTAGCAGATTATGTGCACGGGAAAGGGCTCAAACTTGGACTCTACGGCGATGCAGG ACTGCGAACTTGCAGCAGACTGCAGCCCGGTTCGCTAGGATACGAAGACCAAGATGCGAGAACTTTGGCAGCTTGG GGGATTGACTACCTGAAGTATGACAACTGCAACAACCAAAACATCAGCCCACTAACAAG ATATAACAGGATGAGTGAAGCCCTTATGAATTCTGGAAGGGACGTTTTCTTCTCCCTTTGCGAATG GGGTGTGGATGATCCAGCGACATGGGCAGGCAGCTTTGCAAACAGCTGGAGGACAACAGAAGACATCAAGAACACATGGGAAAG CATGACGGACAACGCTGACAAGAACGACAAGTGGGCACCTTATGCAGGGCCTGGTGGATGGAATG ACCCAGACATGCTGGAAGTAGGAAACGGGGGGATGACAATAGAAGAGTACCGTTCTCATTTCAGCATATGGGCTCTAGTCAAG GCTCCTCTGATACTTGGCTGCGATATCAGCTCAATGAGCGCTGAAAccaaggaaatcatcaccaatcAGAATGTCATTGCAGTTAATCAAG ACAAACTTGGGGTACAAGGGCGTAAAGTGCAACAAGATGGAGATCTAGAA GTTTGGGCTGGTCGCTTAAGTCGAGGGAGAGTTGCTCTTGTGCTGTGGAACAGAGGGCCTGCTGAAGCATCTATTACTGCTAGTTGGAGCAACATTGGTCTAAACCAATCAGCTGTTGTAGATGCTCATGATCTGTGGACA GATGAGGTTACATCATCAATGCAAGGAAACCTGACGAATAAGATGGATTCTCATGCTTGCAAGATGTATGTGTTGACCCCAAAATAG
- the LOC123103410 gene encoding alpha-galactosidase isoform X2, protein MARAAAPLLPFFFLLLSSTSPAAAQKNLLGRTPQMGWNSWNHFGCKIDEVIIRKIADAMVDTGLAKLGYEYINLGNRFAFLARFGFPPFQLFMFRNEACNIHSGYICFETADDCWASHDRDSQGNLAANGTAFPSGMRALADYVHGKGLKLGLYGDAGLRTCSRLQPGSLGYEDQDARTLAAWGIDYLKYDNCNNQNISPLTRYNRMSEALMNSGRDVFFSLCEWGVDDPATWAGSFANSWRTTEDIKNTWESMTDNADKNDKWAPYAGPGGWNDPDMLEVGNGGMTIEEYRSHFSIWALVKAPLILGCDISSMSAETKEIITNQNVIAVNQDKLGVQGRKVQQDGDLEVWAGRLSRGRVALVLWNRGPAEASITASWSNIGLNQSAVVDAHDLWTDEVTSSMQGNLTNKMDSHACKMYVLTPK, encoded by the exons GTGGAATAGCTGGAACCACTTCGGCTGCAAGATAGATGAGGTGATAATCCGAAAAATAG CTGATGCCATGGTGGATACTGGTCTTGCGAAACTGGGATATGAGTATATCAACTTAGGTAATCGCTTCGCGTTTCTCGCTCGCTTTGGTTTTCCCCCTTTTCAACTCTTCATGTTTAGAAATGAGGCCTGCAATATTCACAGTGGATATATTTGTTTTGAAACTGCAGACGACTGTTGGGCATCTCATGACAGAGACTCCCAG GGCAATCTAGCTGCAAATGGAACAGCATTTCCATCAGGAATGAGGGCCTTAGCAGATTATGTGCACGGGAAAGGGCTCAAACTTGGACTCTACGGCGATGCAGG ACTGCGAACTTGCAGCAGACTGCAGCCCGGTTCGCTAGGATACGAAGACCAAGATGCGAGAACTTTGGCAGCTTGG GGGATTGACTACCTGAAGTATGACAACTGCAACAACCAAAACATCAGCCCACTAACAAG ATATAACAGGATGAGTGAAGCCCTTATGAATTCTGGAAGGGACGTTTTCTTCTCCCTTTGCGAATG GGGTGTGGATGATCCAGCGACATGGGCAGGCAGCTTTGCAAACAGCTGGAGGACAACAGAAGACATCAAGAACACATGGGAAAG CATGACGGACAACGCTGACAAGAACGACAAGTGGGCACCTTATGCAGGGCCTGGTGGATGGAATG ACCCAGACATGCTGGAAGTAGGAAACGGGGGGATGACAATAGAAGAGTACCGTTCTCATTTCAGCATATGGGCTCTAGTCAAG GCTCCTCTGATACTTGGCTGCGATATCAGCTCAATGAGCGCTGAAAccaaggaaatcatcaccaatcAGAATGTCATTGCAGTTAATCAAG ACAAACTTGGGGTACAAGGGCGTAAAGTGCAACAAGATGGAGATCTAGAA GTTTGGGCTGGTCGCTTAAGTCGAGGGAGAGTTGCTCTTGTGCTGTGGAACAGAGGGCCTGCTGAAGCATCTATTACTGCTAGTTGGAGCAACATTGGTCTAAACCAATCAGCTGTTGTAGATGCTCATGATCTGTGGACA GATGAGGTTACATCATCAATGCAAGGAAACCTGACGAATAAGATGGATTCTCATGCTTGCAAGATGTATGTGTTGACCCCAAAATAG
- the LOC123103410 gene encoding alpha-galactosidase isoform X3, whose translation MARAAAPLLPFFFLLLSSTSPAAAQKNLLGRTPQMGWNSWNHFGCKIDEVIIRKIADAMVDTGLAKLGYEYINLDDCWASHDRDSQGNLAANGTAFPSGMRALADYVHGKGLKLGLYGDAGLRTCSRLQPGSLGYEDQDARTLAAWGIDYLKYDNCNNQNISPLTRYNRMSEALMNSGRDVFFSLCEWGVDDPATWAGSFANSWRTTEDIKNTWESMTDNADKNDKWAPYAGPGGWNDPDMLEVGNGGMTIEEYRSHFSIWALVKAPLILGCDISSMSAETKEIITNQNVIAVNQGRVISPKWSCENLKMVLSFADSSLDKLGVQGRKVQQDGDLEVWAGRLSRGRVALVLWNRGPAEASITASWSNIGLNQSAVVDAHDLWTDEVTSSMQGNLTNKMDSHACKMYVLTPK comes from the exons GTGGAATAGCTGGAACCACTTCGGCTGCAAGATAGATGAGGTGATAATCCGAAAAATAG CTGATGCCATGGTGGATACTGGTCTTGCGAAACTGGGATATGAGTATATCAACTTAG ACGACTGTTGGGCATCTCATGACAGAGACTCCCAG GGCAATCTAGCTGCAAATGGAACAGCATTTCCATCAGGAATGAGGGCCTTAGCAGATTATGTGCACGGGAAAGGGCTCAAACTTGGACTCTACGGCGATGCAGG ACTGCGAACTTGCAGCAGACTGCAGCCCGGTTCGCTAGGATACGAAGACCAAGATGCGAGAACTTTGGCAGCTTGG GGGATTGACTACCTGAAGTATGACAACTGCAACAACCAAAACATCAGCCCACTAACAAG ATATAACAGGATGAGTGAAGCCCTTATGAATTCTGGAAGGGACGTTTTCTTCTCCCTTTGCGAATG GGGTGTGGATGATCCAGCGACATGGGCAGGCAGCTTTGCAAACAGCTGGAGGACAACAGAAGACATCAAGAACACATGGGAAAG CATGACGGACAACGCTGACAAGAACGACAAGTGGGCACCTTATGCAGGGCCTGGTGGATGGAATG ACCCAGACATGCTGGAAGTAGGAAACGGGGGGATGACAATAGAAGAGTACCGTTCTCATTTCAGCATATGGGCTCTAGTCAAG GCTCCTCTGATACTTGGCTGCGATATCAGCTCAATGAGCGCTGAAAccaaggaaatcatcaccaatcAGAATGTCATTGCAGTTAATCAAGGTAGAGTCATTTCTCCAAAATGGTCATGTGAAAATTTAAAGATGGTACTAAGCTTTGCCGATTCATCATTAGACAAACTTGGGGTACAAGGGCGTAAAGTGCAACAAGATGGAGATCTAGAA GTTTGGGCTGGTCGCTTAAGTCGAGGGAGAGTTGCTCTTGTGCTGTGGAACAGAGGGCCTGCTGAAGCATCTATTACTGCTAGTTGGAGCAACATTGGTCTAAACCAATCAGCTGTTGTAGATGCTCATGATCTGTGGACA GATGAGGTTACATCATCAATGCAAGGAAACCTGACGAATAAGATGGATTCTCATGCTTGCAAGATGTATGTGTTGACCCCAAAATAG